In Arthrobacter sp. QXT-31, one genomic interval encodes:
- a CDS encoding TM0106 family RecB-like putative nuclease: protein MFLLDPTTPGAPADLVFSASDLVAASECEYRTLRILDEKLGRSPKADFPADEMQARAGKLGDLHEHKVLASLIDAHGAWDEASGTGVYSMDRGTTSRADLADKARETAAVLRAGADVVFQATFFDGEFLGYADFLVKEDPAFEDAVREEAGPAGPSLSVQERGAHPRYAVWDTKLARHAKVGALLQLAAYGDQLIGLGLDPAPRVTLVLGNMERSSHSLADLLPVYRERRARFRELTAAHRNTDAPVAWQQPGVTYCGRCDYCAEQVAAHRDLLMVAGMSSVQRKKLAADGITTIDALAELPLHLAAGSRRRLRDQARMQTGLEKPDGSRTFVKDGQPHTVTYKVLADNALGGIPAPSEGDIFFDFEGDPLWQDPAGQWGLEYLFGVIEAPLPTDPPGQDPVFRPFWAHSRAGERQAFLDFLAYVEERRARYPDMHVYHYAPYEKTALRNLSLNHVAGEDVVDSWLRDGLLVDLYATVRHSLRISEASYSIKKLEPLYMGDHLRSGDVKDAGASVVAYAAYCEARDAGPETQAEAAATLASISDYNQYDCLSTLRLRDWLLELRGNAPATPERVSAGTAPGAAVAAAAGTASGAATADGSPTPSDAVPDGEPSPEEEALRAFLDAIPDHRELTPDEQAVAMVAAATGYHRRERKQFWWEHFDRLDAEVDRWRDQRNVFIVEAAEVVSDWAPPTSRARTESRTLRLTGIMSEGSEFKPGSTWFRMFEDPLPDGLGEVDGGRTPRRAAGQPAGTAAAPGAAGTPPSRDGIFGTLVEAVEDHPQQPGRTVITITEKSTGKVPPYFQLPMALTDDRPIPTVSIEAALAELAQLVGSSLPELPKHAGVDILRRSAPRLAGVQGLPAVGTDANGNADYVSAITSALQHLDRSYLAVQGPPGTGKTFVGSHVIARLVQAGWKVGVVAQSHAVVENMLCTAIEKAGVDRALVAKRLSQPHDVPWTCVADEDIARLLETDGGCLVGGTAWTMTGRHVPAGALDLLVIDEAGQYSLANTLAVARSAQRLLLLGDPQQLPQVTQGSHPEPVDESALGWLSAGHATMPAELGYFLADSWRMHPELCRKVSVLSYDGRLESAPAASRRHLDGVPPGVETVLVQHAGNTTGSAEEAAAVVGLAREHIGLKWTPGKDEPVRRLEARDILVVAAYNAQVQAIRHALDHEGLADVRVGTVDKFQGQEAPVVLVSMACSAIAEAPRGAEFLLNRNRINVAVSRGQWRAVIVRSPELTNYMPSRPFALEELGAFLGLSPG from the coding sequence ATGTTCCTGCTCGATCCAACCACGCCGGGAGCACCTGCTGACCTGGTGTTCTCCGCCAGCGATCTCGTGGCTGCGAGCGAGTGTGAGTACCGCACGCTCCGGATCCTCGACGAGAAGCTGGGCCGCTCCCCCAAAGCCGATTTTCCCGCCGACGAAATGCAGGCGCGAGCCGGCAAGCTCGGCGACCTCCACGAGCACAAGGTGCTTGCCAGCCTCATCGACGCCCACGGCGCCTGGGATGAGGCGAGCGGCACGGGGGTTTACTCGATGGACCGCGGAACCACCAGCAGGGCGGATCTCGCGGACAAAGCCCGGGAAACTGCCGCTGTCCTCCGTGCCGGTGCCGACGTCGTCTTCCAGGCCACGTTCTTCGACGGCGAGTTCCTGGGTTACGCGGACTTCCTGGTGAAGGAGGACCCTGCGTTTGAGGACGCCGTGCGGGAGGAGGCTGGCCCGGCAGGCCCGTCCTTGTCTGTTCAGGAGCGGGGTGCCCACCCGCGGTACGCGGTCTGGGACACCAAGCTGGCGCGCCACGCCAAAGTGGGCGCCCTGCTGCAGCTGGCCGCGTACGGCGACCAGCTGATCGGGCTCGGGCTCGATCCCGCCCCGCGCGTCACCCTGGTGTTGGGCAACATGGAGCGCAGTTCCCACTCGCTGGCCGATCTGCTGCCTGTGTACCGCGAGCGGCGGGCTCGCTTCCGTGAACTCACCGCGGCCCACCGGAACACGGACGCCCCTGTGGCGTGGCAGCAGCCCGGCGTGACTTACTGCGGCAGGTGCGATTACTGCGCCGAGCAGGTGGCCGCGCACCGCGACCTGCTGATGGTCGCGGGCATGTCGTCCGTCCAGCGGAAGAAGCTGGCTGCAGACGGCATCACCACCATCGATGCCCTCGCCGAACTGCCTCTGCACCTGGCCGCAGGTTCACGCCGGCGCCTGCGTGACCAGGCCAGGATGCAGACCGGGCTGGAGAAACCCGACGGCTCCCGGACCTTCGTGAAGGACGGCCAGCCCCACACCGTGACGTACAAGGTGCTGGCGGACAACGCGCTGGGCGGCATCCCTGCCCCGAGTGAAGGCGACATCTTCTTCGACTTCGAAGGCGACCCCCTCTGGCAGGACCCGGCCGGACAGTGGGGCCTGGAGTACCTCTTCGGCGTGATCGAGGCACCGCTGCCCACTGATCCGCCGGGCCAGGACCCGGTCTTCCGGCCATTCTGGGCCCACTCGCGTGCAGGCGAACGGCAGGCCTTCCTGGACTTCCTCGCCTACGTGGAGGAACGCCGGGCGCGGTATCCGGACATGCACGTCTACCATTACGCGCCCTACGAAAAGACAGCCCTGCGCAACCTTTCGCTGAACCACGTTGCCGGCGAGGATGTGGTGGACTCGTGGCTGCGCGACGGACTCCTGGTGGACCTCTACGCCACGGTCCGGCACTCACTCCGGATTTCCGAGGCCTCGTACTCCATCAAGAAACTCGAGCCCCTGTACATGGGTGACCACCTGCGGTCCGGTGACGTCAAGGATGCCGGCGCTTCCGTCGTGGCCTACGCCGCCTACTGCGAGGCGCGCGACGCCGGCCCGGAAACGCAGGCGGAGGCAGCTGCCACCCTGGCCTCAATTTCCGATTACAACCAATACGACTGCCTCTCCACGCTCCGCCTTCGGGACTGGCTGCTGGAGTTGCGCGGTAATGCGCCTGCCACTCCTGAGCGGGTCAGCGCCGGGACGGCACCCGGCGCGGCGGTGGCGGCGGCTGCGGGGACAGCCTCCGGAGCGGCGACGGCGGACGGTTCCCCAACGCCGTCGGACGCTGTTCCGGACGGGGAACCGTCGCCGGAGGAAGAAGCCCTGCGCGCCTTCCTGGACGCCATTCCTGACCACCGCGAGCTGACGCCCGACGAGCAGGCAGTGGCCATGGTCGCCGCGGCCACCGGCTATCACCGCCGGGAGCGCAAGCAGTTCTGGTGGGAGCACTTCGACCGCCTCGATGCCGAGGTCGACAGGTGGCGGGACCAGCGGAACGTGTTCATCGTCGAAGCCGCCGAGGTGGTCTCGGACTGGGCGCCGCCCACCTCCCGGGCCCGGACGGAGTCCCGCACCCTGCGGCTCACGGGCATCATGAGCGAAGGCTCGGAGTTCAAGCCCGGCTCCACCTGGTTCCGGATGTTCGAGGACCCGCTGCCCGACGGGCTCGGCGAGGTCGACGGCGGGCGGACCCCGCGCCGCGCTGCAGGTCAGCCGGCAGGCACCGCTGCAGCGCCCGGCGCGGCCGGCACGCCGCCCTCCCGCGACGGCATCTTCGGGACGCTGGTGGAGGCCGTCGAGGACCATCCCCAGCAGCCTGGCCGGACTGTCATCACCATCACAGAGAAGTCCACGGGAAAGGTACCGCCGTACTTCCAGCTGCCCATGGCGCTGACGGACGACCGCCCCATTCCCACCGTCAGCATCGAGGCGGCGCTGGCGGAACTCGCACAGCTCGTCGGTTCATCCCTGCCCGAGCTTCCCAAGCATGCCGGCGTGGACATCCTCCGCCGGTCGGCACCCCGGCTGGCCGGCGTCCAGGGCCTGCCCGCAGTGGGCACCGACGCCAACGGCAACGCCGACTACGTGTCGGCCATAACCTCGGCACTACAGCACCTGGACCGCTCGTACCTCGCGGTGCAGGGACCTCCGGGTACCGGGAAGACGTTCGTCGGCTCCCACGTCATAGCCCGGCTCGTGCAGGCCGGCTGGAAGGTGGGCGTGGTCGCCCAGTCGCACGCCGTCGTCGAAAACATGCTCTGCACGGCCATCGAAAAGGCGGGGGTGGACCGCGCCTTGGTGGCCAAGAGACTTTCACAGCCGCACGATGTGCCGTGGACGTGCGTGGCCGACGAGGACATCGCCCGGCTCCTGGAGACCGACGGCGGCTGCCTGGTGGGCGGAACGGCCTGGACCATGACCGGCAGGCACGTGCCTGCGGGGGCGCTGGACCTGCTGGTCATTGACGAGGCCGGCCAATACTCGCTGGCCAACACCCTGGCCGTGGCCCGGTCGGCCCAGCGGCTGCTGCTGCTCGGAGACCCGCAGCAGCTTCCCCAGGTCACCCAGGGCTCCCATCCGGAGCCCGTTGACGAGTCCGCGCTCGGATGGCTGTCCGCCGGGCATGCCACGATGCCCGCCGAGCTCGGCTACTTCCTCGCCGATTCCTGGCGGATGCATCCGGAGCTGTGCCGCAAGGTCTCGGTCCTCAGCTACGACGGCCGGCTGGAATCCGCACCGGCGGCATCCCGGCGCCATCTCGACGGCGTGCCGCCCGGCGTGGAAACCGTCCTCGTCCAGCATGCAGGCAACACCACAGGTTCAGCGGAGGAGGCGGCAGCGGTCGTCGGACTGGCACGCGAGCACATCGGGCTCAAGTGGACGCCGGGAAAGGACGAGCCGGTCCGGCGGCTGGAAGCCAGGGACATCCTGGTGGTGGCCGCATACAACGCCCAGGTGCAGGCCATCCGGCACGCCCTGGACCACGAGGGCCTGGCGGATGTGCGGGTGGGAACGGTGGACAAGTTCCAGGGCCAGGAGGCGCCCGTGGTGCTGGTGTCCATGGCGTGCTCGGCGATTGCTGAGGCACCGCGCGGAGCCGAGTTCCTGCTCAACCGCAACCGCATCAACGTGGCGGTGTCCCGTGGCCAGTGGCGGGCCGTGATCGTCCGCTCCCCCGAGCTAACGAACTACATGCCGTCACGGCCGTTCGCGCTTGAGGAACTCGGGGCGTTCCTGGGACTCAGCCCGGGCTGA
- a CDS encoding acylphosphatase, producing MTDSKAADPDSVRLTARVTGMVQGVGFRYWTARKADELGLTGSVRNDDDGSVAVVAEGPQPDIVEFRRWLGSPQAPGRVAHVDEKVSPAEGGFRSFQVVS from the coding sequence ATGACTGACTCGAAGGCAGCCGACCCGGACAGCGTCCGCCTCACCGCACGGGTTACCGGAATGGTCCAGGGAGTGGGGTTCCGGTACTGGACTGCTCGCAAGGCCGACGAGCTGGGGCTGACCGGTTCAGTCAGGAACGACGACGACGGTTCGGTCGCCGTCGTCGCCGAGGGCCCCCAGCCGGACATCGTGGAGTTCCGGCGGTGGCTGGGCTCACCCCAGGCTCCGGGCAGGGTGGCGCACGTCGACGAGAAGGTTTCGCCGGCCGAAGGCGGATTCCGGAGCTTCCAAGTGGTCAGCTGA
- a CDS encoding adenosine deaminase, translated as MTESAPSDEAEVTAPPFPSPLAELHLHIEGTLEPELIFALAERNGIELPYANLDELRSRYEFTDLQSFLDLYYANMAVLRTEQDFADMTRSYLSRAAAAGVRHAEIMMDPQAHLSRGVSLETCVNGVASVLATSKEEFGISTLLIAAFLRDLSEDSALEVLDGLLAMNAPIAGIGLDSAEVGNPPSKFTRLFARAGEAGLRKIAHAGEEGPPSYIVEALDVLGVERIDHGIRCMEDPDLVERLVTDRVPLTVCPLSNVRLRAVDTLAVHPLPAMLAAGLNVSVNSDDPAYFGGYVDNNFEQLESVLGLSEFDRVRLAANSIRSSFASEERKQELLDELSS; from the coding sequence GTGACAGAATCAGCGCCATCGGACGAAGCGGAGGTGACGGCGCCCCCGTTCCCGTCTCCCTTGGCTGAGCTGCATTTGCATATCGAAGGGACGCTGGAGCCCGAGCTGATTTTCGCGCTCGCGGAGCGCAACGGGATCGAGCTGCCCTACGCGAACCTCGACGAGCTGCGCAGCCGGTACGAGTTCACGGACCTGCAGTCCTTCTTGGATCTCTATTACGCCAACATGGCGGTCCTCCGGACGGAGCAGGACTTCGCGGACATGACCCGGTCCTACCTGTCGCGGGCCGCGGCGGCCGGGGTGCGGCACGCGGAAATCATGATGGATCCGCAGGCCCATCTCTCGCGCGGTGTCTCCCTGGAGACCTGCGTGAACGGCGTGGCCTCGGTCCTCGCCACCTCCAAGGAGGAGTTCGGCATTTCCACCCTGCTGATTGCCGCCTTCCTCCGGGACCTCTCCGAAGACTCCGCCCTCGAGGTCCTGGACGGGCTGCTCGCGATGAACGCACCGATCGCCGGCATCGGCCTGGACTCAGCGGAGGTGGGGAACCCGCCGTCGAAGTTCACCCGGCTGTTTGCCCGGGCGGGCGAAGCAGGCCTGCGGAAGATTGCCCACGCAGGGGAGGAGGGCCCGCCGTCGTACATTGTGGAGGCGCTGGATGTGCTGGGAGTGGAGCGCATCGACCACGGGATCAGGTGCATGGAAGACCCGGACCTTGTGGAGCGGCTGGTCACCGACCGTGTGCCGTTGACGGTCTGTCCGCTGTCGAACGTCAGGCTCCGCGCCGTGGACACGCTGGCGGTCCACCCACTGCCGGCCATGCTGGCGGCCGGGCTCAACGTCAGCGTGAACTCGGATGACCCGGCCTACTTCGGCGGCTACGTCGACAACAACTTCGAACAGCTCGAGTCGGTCCTGGGGCTGTCCGAATTCGACAGGGTCAGGCTCGCCGCGAACTCCATCAGGTCCTCGTTCGCCAGTGAGGAACGGAAGCAGGAACTCCTGGACGAACTGTCCAGCTAA
- a CDS encoding mechanosensitive ion channel family protein: MPFLAIAVALAAGLVLSWLLRRAVLRLNRRLTALHDSSRRAKVPLRLTLCLIGVRVALALTTEDAPWRRTVDQVLLIALIAAAAWLVVAVLLIIESLMLTHYSVDVADNRRARRLRTQVLLARRVGVALVVILALGIALLTFPDVRALGAGILASAGLLSIVAGLAVQSSLVNVFAGVQLAFTDAIRVDDVVVVNKEWGRIEEITLTYVVVHIWDDRRLILPSTYFTTTPFENWTRRRSDVMGTVEFDLDWRAPVEAMRAELKTLLAGTDLWDERVGILQVTDATSGFVRVRILVSAADSASLFDLRCLIREELVRFLQQEHPQALPHLRWETVGSAQPQASPQRPQPQLEAHHRQPSDPHDSQLFTGSIEAVQRSRAFTGPGEQAFEDREKTLSAHG, translated from the coding sequence ATGCCTTTCCTCGCAATCGCAGTGGCCCTGGCCGCCGGACTGGTCCTCTCCTGGCTGCTCCGGCGCGCCGTCCTGCGGCTCAACCGCCGGCTCACCGCGCTGCACGATTCCTCGCGCCGGGCCAAAGTTCCGCTGCGGCTCACGCTGTGCCTGATCGGCGTCAGAGTCGCCCTGGCCCTCACCACGGAGGACGCGCCATGGCGCCGAACGGTGGACCAAGTGCTGCTGATCGCGCTGATCGCGGCCGCAGCCTGGCTGGTGGTGGCAGTGCTGCTGATCATTGAATCACTCATGCTCACCCACTACAGCGTGGATGTTGCGGACAACCGCCGCGCCCGCCGGCTGCGCACGCAGGTGCTCCTTGCCCGGCGCGTGGGCGTGGCGCTTGTTGTGATCCTCGCACTTGGCATCGCCCTGCTCACCTTCCCGGATGTGCGCGCACTTGGTGCCGGCATACTGGCCTCCGCCGGACTGCTCTCCATCGTGGCAGGCCTCGCCGTGCAGTCCTCGCTCGTCAACGTCTTCGCCGGAGTCCAGCTCGCCTTCACCGACGCTATCCGGGTGGACGACGTGGTGGTGGTGAACAAGGAATGGGGCCGGATTGAAGAAATCACGCTGACCTACGTAGTGGTCCACATCTGGGATGACCGCCGCCTGATCCTGCCGTCGACGTACTTCACCACGACGCCGTTCGAGAACTGGACGCGGCGGCGGTCAGATGTCATGGGCACTGTCGAGTTCGATCTCGACTGGCGCGCCCCGGTCGAGGCCATGCGAGCGGAGCTAAAGACCCTCCTGGCCGGCACCGACCTGTGGGACGAGCGTGTGGGCATCCTCCAGGTCACCGATGCCACCAGCGGCTTTGTCCGGGTCCGGATCCTCGTCAGTGCTGCGGACAGCGCCTCGCTCTTCGATCTGCGGTGCCTCATCCGCGAGGAGCTGGTCCGCTTCCTGCAGCAGGAACACCCGCAGGCGCTGCCGCATCTGCGCTGGGAGACCGTCGGCTCGGCACAGCCCCAGGCTTCGCCGCAGCGGCCTCAGCCCCAGCTGGAAGCCCATCACCGCCAGCCATCCGACCCGCACGATTCCCAGCTCTTCACCGGCTCCATAGAGGCCGTGCAACGATCCCGCGCCTTTACCGGACCCGGCGAGCAGGCATTCGAGGACCGCGAAAAGACGCTCTCCGCCCACGGCTAG
- a CDS encoding pullulanase X25 domain-containing protein, with product MRKTAAENTNIRLKAVLDVLSEGVLSGESQNAGAVLAEALVRVPLNAYEAELLSGGIPRGHKSLTTATAKLVKAGWLVKGRSGWTITEDGQRATVAFPDAASFSAALDAGTPVPADTPLPVAAPAKPAAEKAPAKVAATKAEKAPSKVAKVADKAAKLIEGAVAPVAKAVQHKAEADAEAQAPAVENSLETVDQPAAVAVAGDFNTLLGAPENWAPQYDEAQMKLDTLDQLWKLSAEIPAGYYNFKIALNRSWDENYGAFGAFDGANHELHHVGGQLTIRYDHRTRDITVN from the coding sequence ATGCGCAAGACTGCCGCTGAAAACACCAACATCCGCCTTAAGGCCGTGCTGGACGTTCTGTCAGAGGGGGTGTTGTCGGGTGAGTCGCAGAACGCTGGCGCCGTGCTGGCTGAAGCCCTCGTCCGGGTTCCGCTGAACGCCTACGAGGCTGAACTCCTCAGTGGCGGCATTCCCCGTGGCCACAAGTCGCTGACCACCGCCACGGCCAAGCTGGTCAAGGCCGGCTGGCTGGTCAAGGGACGCTCCGGCTGGACCATCACCGAGGACGGGCAGCGCGCTACCGTCGCCTTCCCGGACGCCGCCAGCTTCTCGGCAGCGCTCGACGCCGGTACTCCGGTCCCTGCCGATACGCCCCTTCCGGTGGCCGCACCCGCCAAGCCCGCTGCCGAGAAGGCGCCGGCGAAGGTCGCAGCCACAAAGGCAGAGAAGGCTCCGTCCAAGGTCGCCAAGGTTGCGGACAAGGCCGCCAAGCTGATCGAAGGCGCAGTGGCTCCCGTGGCCAAGGCTGTGCAGCACAAGGCCGAGGCTGACGCCGAAGCGCAGGCACCCGCCGTCGAAAACTCCCTGGAAACCGTCGACCAGCCCGCGGCCGTGGCTGTGGCCGGCGACTTCAACACCCTGCTGGGAGCCCCGGAGAACTGGGCGCCGCAGTACGACGAAGCACAGATGAAGCTGGACACGCTGGACCAGCTCTGGAAGCTCTCGGCGGAAATCCCGGCCGGTTACTACAACTTCAAGATCGCCCTCAACCGCTCCTGGGATGAGAACTACGGTGCGTTCGGCGCCTTCGACGGTGCCAACCACGAGTTGCACCACGTCGGCGGCCAGCTCACCATCCGCTACGACCACCGGACCCGGGACATCACCGTCAACTGA
- a CDS encoding glucose 1-dehydrogenase — MTDQYTFKNPVTAYEHIEPPKQHQPEPGLDAKLDPKADLGEDTYRGTGRLDGRKAIVTGADSGIGAATAIAFAREGADVVLSYLPEEEEDAARIANLIEKAGRKAVKMPGDLKDAATCQKLVDAALQELGGLDILVNNAGKQVAQEDIGQITDEQFDHTQKTNVYAMFWLTKAAVPHLPAGSTIINTTSIQAYNPSPTLLDYATTKASINNFTKGLAQQLAPKGIRVNAVAPGPIWTPLQVSSGQPKEALPEFGKDTPLGRAGQPAELAPAYVFLASAESSFVVGETLNVNGGSPTP, encoded by the coding sequence ATGACCGACCAGTACACCTTCAAGAACCCCGTCACCGCTTACGAGCACATCGAGCCGCCCAAGCAGCACCAGCCCGAGCCCGGCCTGGACGCGAAGCTTGACCCCAAGGCCGACCTGGGCGAGGACACTTACCGCGGCACCGGCCGCCTTGATGGCAGGAAAGCCATCGTCACGGGCGCAGACTCCGGCATCGGTGCAGCGACGGCGATAGCCTTCGCCCGGGAAGGGGCCGACGTGGTGCTTTCCTACCTCCCCGAGGAGGAAGAGGACGCCGCCAGGATCGCCAATCTCATTGAGAAGGCCGGCAGAAAAGCTGTGAAGATGCCCGGCGACCTCAAGGACGCCGCGACCTGCCAGAAGCTGGTAGACGCCGCGCTGCAGGAACTGGGCGGCCTGGACATCCTGGTGAACAACGCCGGCAAGCAGGTGGCCCAGGAGGACATCGGCCAGATCACCGACGAGCAGTTCGACCACACGCAGAAGACCAACGTGTACGCCATGTTCTGGCTCACCAAGGCCGCGGTGCCGCATCTTCCGGCCGGCTCCACGATCATCAACACCACGTCCATCCAGGCATACAACCCGTCGCCGACGCTGCTGGACTATGCCACCACGAAGGCCAGCATCAACAACTTCACGAAGGGACTGGCACAGCAGCTGGCGCCGAAGGGCATCCGGGTGAACGCCGTTGCTCCCGGCCCCATCTGGACACCCCTGCAGGTCAGCAGCGGCCAGCCGAAGGAAGCCCTGCCAGAGTTCGGCAAGGACACCCCCCTGGGCCGCGCCGGACAGCCTGCCGAGCTCGCCCCGGCGTACGTGTTTCTGGCCTCGGCGGAGTCCAGCTTCGTGGTGGGCGAAACGCTGAACGTCAACGGCGGCAGCCCGACCCCGTAG
- a CDS encoding DUF2630 family protein, with translation MDNQDILQRIQALVDEEHQLREPAAAGSAGGSGDAGAGGAAGDQDRLARLAQVEAALDQCWDLLRQRRAKAKAGEDPNEADARPPSEVEGYAQ, from the coding sequence ATGGATAACCAGGACATTCTGCAGCGCATCCAGGCGCTGGTTGACGAAGAGCATCAACTCCGTGAGCCGGCGGCGGCAGGTTCCGCCGGCGGCTCGGGGGATGCCGGCGCGGGCGGCGCTGCGGGTGATCAGGACCGTCTTGCCCGCCTGGCGCAGGTTGAGGCCGCCTTGGACCAATGCTGGGATCTGCTGCGGCAGCGCCGGGCGAAGGCGAAGGCCGGCGAGGATCCCAATGAGGCGGATGCCCGTCCACCGAGCGAAGTGGAAGGTTATGCGCAGTAG